The genomic segment ACGGCAATTCATTGCTTCCTCTCGCCAGAAGCCATCTCTTTCCTCTGGCCAGGGTGTGCCATCGGGTTCGCCGGGTATTTCTGGTACCACTCCTACTCAAGAAGGAGGAACCCCTCTGGAATCATCCTCCTCTGGTCACCCACCCACTCAGGAAGGTGGGGGTTCTTTAGAATAGTTCTTTCCTCCATCTTAAAAAGAGCACTGTATGCACGGTGTTGCTGTCGGTGTTGCACAGGGTACGCAGGTGGGGGTTGGTGTTGGACAGGGTACGCAGGCAGGTGTAGGTGTTGGGCAGGGGCAACATCCCGCAGGACAGCTCACCGTGGGTGAAGCGGTAGAAGTGGGGGCTGTTCCCGTTGCACCACCGCTCAGCATGCGCCATAGGCATCCAGGGAGAAGAAAAACAATGCTTGCTGTCACCACAAAAAGAATCCATATTGCTACCCTTTTTTTCATAATCCTTCCCGTCCTTTCGGTTTACCACCAGTTTATCACCTTTTTTCAAATCGCAAAGGTTTCCTGGTAATACTGAGTTTTGTGAAAGTAAGGGAAAATCTTGAAAATCCAAAAAGGTGGTCGCGAAGACCACCCTTTTTATTCAACCATTGAGGCCACCAGGTCTCCCACTTCTTGGGTGGAAAGACCCATCTTGCCAGCGCTCATGCTTTTGATTTTACCGCTTTCTAAGGCTTTGGTGACCGCGTTTTCCACCATCCAAGAGGCGTGCTCTTCTCCGATGGTTTCAAGGAGCATTCCCAAAGCACAAATAGCAGCAAGAGGATTAATAACATTCATCCCGGTGTACTTGGGTGCAGAACCGCCGATAGGTTCAAACATGGATACACCTTGAGGGTTGAGGTTTCCTCCGGCGGCAATGCCCATGCCACCTTGAATCATCGCTCCAAGGTCGGTGATGATGTCCCCAAACATGTTATCGGTGACGATGACATCAAACCATTCTGGATTTTTCACCATCCACATGGTCGTAGCGTCCACGTGGGCGTAGTCGGTTTGAATGTCGGGGTACTCTTTCGCTACCTCCTGGAAAGTTCGTTCCCAGAGATCGAAAGCAAAGGTAAGGACATTGGTTTTACCGCAGAGGGTGAGTTTTTTCTTTTTATTGCGTTTACGGGTGTATTCAAAGGCAAAACGGATACAACGTTCCACACCTTTGCGGGTATTGATGGATTCCTGGATGGCGACCTCATCAGGAGTGCCTTTCCGGAGGAATCCTCCGGCACCCACGTACAGGCCTTCGGTATTTTCCCGCACCACCACAAAGTCGATTTCTTCAGGCCCTTTATCTTTGATAGGGGTCCAAACGTTCGGATAGAGTTTTACCGGTCGGAGGTTAATATACTGGTCGAGGCGAAAGCGAATTTTGAGGAGAATACCCTGTTCGAGAATTCCCGGTTTAACCTCAGGATGTCCAATGGCACCGAGGTATAGAGCATCAAGTTTTTTAAATTCTTCCAGGGCTGATTCGGGGAGAGTTTCTCCGGTTTTTTGGTAATATTCTCCACCGAATGGGTAGAGCACGATCTCGTAGGTAAACTGTGCCTTTTTTGCTACTGTTTCAAGCACTTTGAGTCCTTCACGGACTACTTCTGGTCCAGTGCCATCACCGGGAATCACACCGATTTTGTATGTTTTCATGTTGTTCCTCCCTTCTTTGTACTGTCGCTTTATAGTTTATCCAATTTTTAGGAAAAAGTATAATGAGTGATGGAGAAAAAGAGAGGGGGTTAGGTGTGGAATTTTTCCATCTTCAACCAGAAGAAAACGTCGTTTTCACTCTTTCTGGCCTCTTGCAGGCAGTGCAGGCTTTGGTGGAGGGGTATTTCTCTTCGTCTTTCTGGGTGGTGGCCGAAATCGCCGACTTGCGCAAGCGGATTCATATTTATCTGGAACTGGTCGAAAAAGAAGGCGATTCGGTTAAAGCCCGGATTCGGGGAATAATCTGGTCTTCATCAGCAAAAATTGTGGATATGTTTGAGGACGAGACTGGACAACGTCTCAAGGTGGGGATGAAAATTCTTTTACAGGGACGGTTACGCTTTCATCCGGCTTACGGTCTCAGCCTGGAGGTACAGGGGATTAACTCCAACTATTCTCTGGGTGAAATGGCGCGGAAGCGTCGGGAAATTCTGCAACGTCTTGCTCAGGAGGGTCTTTTGGAAAAAAATCGCCAGATTTCCCTTCCTCTTGTGCCGCAGCGGATTGCCGTGGTGTCTTCAGAACACTCGGCAGGGTTTGAGGATTTTTTGATGCACCTTAAGGAGAACCCTTATGGCTTTCGATTTACGGTGAAGCTTTTCCCAACCCTTGTTCAGGGCGAAGAGGCAGAGTTTTCTCTTCTTGGTGCTCTTGAGGCGGTTCGAATGGAGGCCCGGCATTTTGATGTGGTGGTGGTCTTGCGGGGTGGTGGCTCCAGAGTGGATTTAAGTTGCTTTGATAGCTATGCGCTGGGCAAAATGGTCGCTGAATTCCCTCTTCCGGTACTCACTGGAATTGGCCATCACAGAGATGAAAGCGTGATGGATTGTGTATCGTATTCTGCCCTAAAGACGCCAACTGCGGTGGCCGATTTCTTGGTTGACCGGGTCAAAGCTTTTGAGGAAGGACTCAACAGAGAATTATCTCGTCTCTGGGGGGCTACCTGGGAAACTTTAGAATGCTACCAGATGGAACTCAGTGATTGGATACGGCGGTTTCGGGGTGATGCTTTGCTTCTTTTTCAGAAAGAACGGGAGAAACATCTTCGCTTCGAAGAGCGCTTCGATTTGCTTCTCCGGGCTTTTCTTGAGAAAGCAAGGGTGACACAGCACGACCTTGAACAGGCTTTCCGCCGGGAGACTGTAAAAAGGCTTGAGGAAATGAAGCAATCACTGGATCAAGAGGAAAAAGCGCTGGTGTTGCTTCATCCCTCCAACGTGCTTCGCCGGGGGTATACGCTCACCTTTTCAGAGGGGAAAATCGTCAAAAGTGTTCACGACTGCTCAGTGGGGCAAAAACTATATACCCAGACGCATGATGGTCAGCTTATGAGTGAGGTGAAAGAGAGGCATGAAAGAACCGATGGCACTTTCTTATGAAGCGGCTTTTCAGGAACTGAAAACTATTGTGGAGGAACTTGAAAGAGGGGAGGTGAGCGTTGATTTGTTGGTGGAAAAGGTGAAACGAGCTACTGCTCTCTCCCGCTTCTTGCGGGAACGCCTGCGTAAGACCGAAGAAGAAATACAGACTATCTTTGAAGAGAACGAAAAGGAGGTGTTGAAACAGGAAAATTTGTAACGAGATACGGTTCGATGGGGTGCTATGGACATGGAGGATGCGTCAGCTTCTGTTATAATGGAAATTAGAGAAGGAAATTGACCAAGAAGAAGGAGGAGAAGTGGATGAGAAAAGCATTGGTGGTTTTCTGGATTGTGACTGGTATTTTTGGAGGTATTTTCACAGGACAGCTATGGGCTGGAGAACCGATTCGTATTGGACTCCAGGCGCCAATTAC from the Atribacterota bacterium genome contains:
- a CDS encoding 3-isopropylmalate dehydrogenase — its product is MKTYKIGVIPGDGTGPEVVREGLKVLETVAKKAQFTYEIVLYPFGGEYYQKTGETLPESALEEFKKLDALYLGAIGHPEVKPGILEQGILLKIRFRLDQYINLRPVKLYPNVWTPIKDKGPEEIDFVVVRENTEGLYVGAGGFLRKGTPDEVAIQESINTRKGVERCIRFAFEYTRKRNKKKKLTLCGKTNVLTFAFDLWERTFQEVAKEYPDIQTDYAHVDATTMWMVKNPEWFDVIVTDNMFGDIITDLGAMIQGGMGIAAGGNLNPQGVSMFEPIGGSAPKYTGMNVINPLAAICALGMLLETIGEEHASWMVENAVTKALESGKIKSMSAGKMGLSTQEVGDLVASMVE
- the xseA gene encoding exodeoxyribonuclease VII large subunit; this encodes MSDGEKERGLGVEFFHLQPEENVVFTLSGLLQAVQALVEGYFSSSFWVVAEIADLRKRIHIYLELVEKEGDSVKARIRGIIWSSSAKIVDMFEDETGQRLKVGMKILLQGRLRFHPAYGLSLEVQGINSNYSLGEMARKRREILQRLAQEGLLEKNRQISLPLVPQRIAVVSSEHSAGFEDFLMHLKENPYGFRFTVKLFPTLVQGEEAEFSLLGALEAVRMEARHFDVVVVLRGGGSRVDLSCFDSYALGKMVAEFPLPVLTGIGHHRDESVMDCVSYSALKTPTAVADFLVDRVKAFEEGLNRELSRLWGATWETLECYQMELSDWIRRFRGDALLLFQKEREKHLRFEERFDLLLRAFLEKARVTQHDLEQAFRRETVKRLEEMKQSLDQEEKALVLLHPSNVLRRGYTLTFSEGKIVKSVHDCSVGQKLYTQTHDGQLMSEVKERHERTDGTFL
- the xseB gene encoding exodeoxyribonuclease VII small subunit, with amino-acid sequence MKEPMALSYEAAFQELKTIVEELERGEVSVDLLVEKVKRATALSRFLRERLRKTEEEIQTIFEENEKEVLKQENL